In the Topomyia yanbarensis strain Yona2022 chromosome 3, ASM3024719v1, whole genome shotgun sequence genome, one interval contains:
- the LOC131690978 gene encoding CCAAT/enhancer-binding protein zeta translates to MANNKFKVQSKKVSEFKVQNSSAKQHTQKKKKIVFTDDGEQREVPVDTTVPANEPDQEQKNNRKKKGDKRSPKLPRDNADTLEKRWYEHFDGYNTVGELVELKDAEIAELRKLCRTAFEAECRNLMKQNPQDAKWLMTALEKGTSRDRANAGALLVQTNPLCNLPALETLVGMVKLSNKGHLDVIEVLSELLLNSIMPSFRKLISLPLRGADWKNIKKLDIDKALRDRIFAYWHFEDALRDVYFAFLNNLSALIQTGQDNSKMKVIQFASKLFTMIPEKEAYLLSMLVNKLGDPGKKVAVKALYHLTEVVKQHSAMCPVIVTETEKLLFRNNISPSAQHYGLSFLAAISNYGDFSSCDKMINICFSFFKILTEKGEVNSRTMQSILACLRKAIGNIKRDVDVANFVKPEVLNTVYRLIHLADISIACQGLSLLLEITESRGPEQNRFYNALYRKLLDPRLATIGPRISNIVFYILHRAIQNDPIPERAQAFIKRLLQVAFYFPPARVCGVLIIINKVLRKRKHLHKDGCDLPSGKEKVQEDETGVEEHKVKTESNREVTQYDSFHRAPEYAGAKFTVKYELARFLEYFHPTVRSFAQSIIDNSALTYYGDPLRDFSLGHFLDRFAFKNPKKPKTETNADGEETARKRILGVAQRKGDYVPSGSRGLPVQSLTSDHCTEDERYIFYFLEQKREKIRAAKELAEAKKAASGIVADDDVSDAESLDDDEFDSYLDRLGVAGGADSAADVDQEVDFMNEFEQDLTKKAGKKSRKNTANEDDDDEEFGDWDDAGDVDDEDEDDDDGDFDEDEFSDDGSISLDEGGSDEEELNSEDDEEPPVKSKEKKRKLDTSMNDKEFQKKLKTNDFNSLFAAADDFSDMLEKNVNSKDKSHGTLGEIFNKDNASMKQMAWEQSRFSGKNRMQSGKTRFISKKHGSSSGGVDKKFTKGAGKGNKKKPFAKSLNGRSKVGGKRKK, encoded by the exons ATGGCCAATAATAAGTTTAAAGTGCAGAGTAAAAAGGTTTCAGAATTCAAAGTGCAAAATTCGTCGGCTAAGCAGCATacacaaaagaaaaagaaaattgttttcACCGATGACGGTGAGCAACGGGAGGTTCCGGTGGACACAACGGTTCCAGCAAACGAACCAGATCAAGAGCAAAAAAATAACCGGAAAAAGAAGGGCGATAAGCGGTCACCGAAACTTCCACGGGACAATGCGGATACGCTTGAGAAGCGCTGGTATGAGCATTTTGACGGATATAATACAGTCGGCGAGCTAGTTGAGCTGAAGGATGCGGAAATTGCCGAGCTGCGGAAGCTTTGCCGAACGGCGTTCGAGGCGGAATGTCGTAATCTGATGAAGCAGAATCCACAGGATGCAAAGTGGTTGATGACGGCTCTGGAAAAGGGAACCTCGCGAGATCGGGCCAACGCGGGAGCGTTACTGGTTCAGACGAACCCGCTGTGTAACTTGCCGGCACTGGAAACGTTAGTCGGAATGGTGAAGTTGTCCAATAAAGGTCATCTAGATGTAATTGAAGTGTTGAGCGAACTGCTGCTTAATTCGATTATGCCTTCGTTTAGGAAGTTGATTTCTCTTCCGCTTCGAGGAGCAGACTGGAAGAACATTAAAAAGTTGGACATTGACAAGGCTTTACGGGATCGTATTTTCGCGTACTGGCACTTCGAGGATGCCCTGAGAGATGTTTATTTCGCGTTTCTGAACAACCTTTCGGCATTGATTCAGACGGGTCAGGATAACAGCAAAATGAAGGTGATTCAGTTCGCTTCTAAGTTGTTTACGATGATACCGGAAAAGGAGGCGTACCTTCTGTCGATGTTGGTCAACAAGTTAGGTGACCCGGGAAAAAAGGTTGCGGTCAAGGCCTTGTACCATTTGACCGAAGTGGTGAAACAACACTCGGCTATGTGTCCGGTGATTGTAACGGAAACGGAAAAACTGCTGTTTCGAAATAATATTTCACCAAGCGCTCAACACTATGGTCTAAGTTTTCTAGCTGCGATCAGCAATTATGGGGATTTCAGTTCCTGTGACAAgatgataaacatttgcttctCGTTCTTCAAAATACTAACGGAGAAGGGCGAGGTTAACTCGAGAACAATGCAGTCCATTTTGGCATGTCTTCGAAAGGCTATTGGGAACATCAAACGTGACGTGGACGTTGCCAATTTTGTGAAGCCCGAAGTTTTGAACACGGTTTATCGACTGATTCACTTGGCGGACATTTCCATTGCATGTCAGGGACTCTCGCTACTGCTGGAGATAACTGAATCGAGAGGACCGGAACAGAATCGATTCTACAATGCGCTTTATAGAAAACTGTTGGATCCTCGGTTGGCCACAATCGGACCCCGAATATCCAACATCGTTTTCTATATTCTGCATAGAGCCATTCAGAATGATCCCATCCCGGAGCGAGCGCAGGCTTTTATCAAACGACTGCTTCAGGTTGCCTTTTACTTTCCACCCGCGCGGGTTTGTGGAGTTCTTATCATCATCAATAAGGTTCTGCGAAAGCGCAAACATCTACACAAGGACGGTTGTGATCTGCCGTCCGGAAAGGAAAAGGTACAGGAAGACGAAACCGGTGTAGAAGAACACAAAGTCAAGACGGAAAGTAACCGCGAAGTCACTCAGTATGACTCGTTCCACAGAGCTCCTGAGTATGCCGGTGCAAAGTTCACCGTCAAGTATGAGCTTGCCCGATTCTTGGAATACTTTCATCCGACGGTTAGAAGTTTTGCACAAAGCATTATCGATA ATTCTGCCCTAACCTACTACGGTGACCCACTGAGAGACTTTTCGCTTGGACATTTTTTGGACCGGTTCGCATTCAAGAATCCGAAGAAACCAAAAACCGAGACGAATGCGGATGGGGAAGAGACGGCTCGGAAAAGGATATTGGGAGTAGCCCAGCGAAAGGGTGACTATGTGCCAAGTGGTTCGCGCGGACTACCCGTGCAGTCCCTGACTAGCGATCATTGCACCGAGGACGAGCGTTATATTTTCTA TTTTCTTGAGCAAAAACGGGAAAAAATTCGGGCCGCCAAAGAGCTTGCTGAGGCGAAGAAAGCGGCGTCTGGAATTGTGGCGGATGATGATGTTTCGGACGcggaatcgctggatgatgACGAGTTTGATTCGTACCTGGATCGTTTAGGTGTGGCGGGCGGTGCCGATAGCGCTGCTGATGTGGACCAGGAGGTGGACTTTATGAATGAATTCGAGCAGGATTTAACCAAGAAAGCGGGGAAGAAAAGTCGCAAAAATACTGCTAATGAGGATGATGACGATGAAGAATTTGGTGATTGGGATGATGCTGGGGATGTTGACGATGAGGATGAGGATGATGATGACGGCGACTTTGATGAAGATGAGTTCAGCGACGATGGTAGCATTTCGCTAGACGAGGGTGGAAGCGATGAAGAAGAGTTGAATAGCGAAGACGATGAAGAGCCACCGgtcaaatcaaaagaaaagaaacGAAAACTCGACACCAGTATGAATGACAAAGAGttccaaaagaaattgaaaacgAATGATTTCAACTCGCTGTTCGCCGCGGCTGATGATTTCTCGGATATGTTGGAGAAAAACGTCAACTCAAAGGATAAGTCTCACGGGACGTTGGGAGAAATCTTCAACAAGGATAATGCCTCCATGAAACAGATGGCTTGGGAGCAGTCGCGTTTTAGTGGGAAGAATCGAATGCAGAGTGGAAAGACGCGTTTTATTAGCAAGAAGCACGGATCATCCAGTGGTGGAGTAGATAAGAAGTTTACCAAAGGTGCTGGCAAAGGGAACAAGAAGAAACCATTCGCTAAATCTCTTAATGGTCGTAGTAAGGTTGGTGGTAAACGGAAGAAATAA